The following nucleotide sequence is from Streptomyces xiamenensis.
TCAGCGGCGAGGGGCGGCCGGTGTAGTCGACGAGCAGGTCGTTCAGCTCGGCGGCGAAGGCGGGGTCCGCCTTGGCCTTCTCGTACTCGGCGGCCACTTCCTCGACGGCGGCGCGCAGCGCCTCGGGGATGAAGGTGCCGCCGAAGGCGCCGAAGTACCCCGCGGCGTCGGGGACCGTCCCTTGCGGGTCGGGATGGAAGTACACGTCGGACATGTGTGAGCCCTCCGGGCGTCAGCGACGGAACGGGTGAGGGAGAAACGGGTGGCGGAGGGGAGGGGCGGCACGGCGCAGCCGGGGATCCGGGGTGGACCCGGATCAGGACCCGGCCCGCGGCACGGCCCGCGGGCCGTTCGCGTACAGGTTCGCGACCCCCGGCCCCCGGCCGTGAGTCATCGGAACGCCGCGGGCGCGCCGCGTCGGGGCGGCGCGGTGAACACGCCGCAGCGCCGGTTACGCGACGGCCGCCGGCCCCCGCCGGCCCGGCCATCGCCGCCCGCTGATCTGTCCCGGCTCGCTGCCGATGTGGTACCGCACCCGCCGCCCAAGGATCCGCCGGGCGGGCGCGCGGCAGCCGCGCGGCGCGGCGCCCCGGGCCAGCCGGGGGAAGTCGGTGGGGGTGACGGCGGGCATCGTGATCAGCGCCCGTGCCGCAGCGCGGGGTGCTCGCCGGCCGCCACCAGGTCGGCCACCGCCGTACGCGGGTCGCGCCCAGTCACCAGCGACTCGCCGACCAGTACGGCGTCGGCGCCCTCGTTGGCGTACGCGATCAGGTCGTGCGGCCCACGCACGCCCGACTCGGCGACCTTGATCAGGCGGTCGGGGATCTCGGGGGCGACCCGGGCGAAGGTGCCCCGGTCGACCTCCAGGGTCTTCAGGTTGCGCGCGTTCACCCCGATGATCTTCGCGCCGGCGGCCACCGCCCGCTCCGCCTCGTCCTCGTCGTGCGCCTCCACCAGCGGCGTCAGACCGATCGACTCGGCCCGCTCCACCAGCGACACCAGCGCGTCCTGCTCCAGGGCGGCCACGATCAGCAGCACCAGGTCGGCGCCGTACGCCCGCGCCTCCCACAGCTGGTAGGAGGTGACGACGAAGTCCTTGCGCAGCACCGGGATGTCGACCTTGGCGCGGACCGCCTCCAGGTCGGCGAGCGAGCCGCCGAAGCGGCGCTCCTCCGTCAGGACGGAGATCACCGCGGCGCCGCCCGCCTCGTAGTCGGCGGCGAGCCCGGCCGGGTCGGCGATCGCGGCCAGCGCGCCCTTGGACGGGCTGGAGCGCTTGACCTCGCAGATCACCCGGACCCCGTCGCCGCGCAGGGCGGCGACCCCGTCCCTGGCCGCGGGCGCCTTCGCGGCGCGCTGCTTGAGCTCGTCGAGGCTGACACGCGCCTGCCGTTCGGCGAGGTCCGCGCGTACACCTTCGATGATCTCGTCGAGCACACTCACGCGGCGGCCTCCTGTCGTCAGGGCGGGATCGGGATGGGTCGGACACACCGATGGTATCCGGCTCGGGGCAGAGGTTACGCCCACGGCGGGGGGAGGGGCAGATTGCGCAGCACCGTGAAGGCCGCCATACCTCCCAGCAGCGCCCAGCGGTACGGGGCGGCCGGTACGGGCACCGCCCCCGTTCTGCCGCGCACCTCCCGGACCAGCCACCACAGCAGGGCGACGCCCAGGACGAGCGCGGCG
It contains:
- the trpC gene encoding indole-3-glycerol phosphate synthase TrpC; translation: MSVLDEIIEGVRADLAERQARVSLDELKQRAAKAPAARDGVAALRGDGVRVICEVKRSSPSKGALAAIADPAGLAADYEAGGAAVISVLTEERRFGGSLADLEAVRAKVDIPVLRKDFVVTSYQLWEARAYGADLVLLIVAALEQDALVSLVERAESIGLTPLVEAHDEDEAERAVAAGAKIIGVNARNLKTLEVDRGTFARVAPEIPDRLIKVAESGVRGPHDLIAYANEGADAVLVGESLVTGRDPRTAVADLVAAGEHPALRHGR